The sequence below is a genomic window from Glycine max cultivar Williams 82 chromosome 20, Glycine_max_v4.0, whole genome shotgun sequence.
TGCAAAATGGTTGTATATGATCTACCAGGGAAAACAAACCTCGACAACCACAAAGACAAGAACGCCTCATGCTCCACTCGGCTCTCGTTACTCATGAAATGCTTCATCCATGGAGTATGATCCGCCCTTCTGGCCTTAGATTTGAAAAACATCCTAAAAACTCCTATAAGTTTTTGTTCTATTTCCCTTTCCTCACCACTCACAAGAGGGCTAGAAATAGGAGCTCCCATAACAGAGTAACCCCAACAAACTTTCATATCCTCCAATGTTATCGTTGCTTCTCCCCAAGGAAACACAAACGTGTTGGTCTTAGAACACCATCTTTGTGCAAGCTCAATGATCAACTCATCATTCCTACGGATT
It includes:
- the LOC121174366 gene encoding uncharacterized protein, whose translation is MESSEDPIIQVKDEQLMVSPLSGENPVHRTAYFIKPCVEDSATLPHSMFSSGRTATVNSDHAKLLEVRYKGWHYPSAEWNTWVQQMQHKYECVWMKAGIDQAIKASTFQIRRNDELIIELAQRWCSKTNTFVFPWGEATITLEDMKVCWGYSVMGAPISSPLVSGEEREIEQKLIGVFRMFFKSKARRADHTPWMKHFMSNESRVEHEAFLSLWLSRFVFPGRSYTTILQEGLN